The genome window ACAGCTCGGTGTTGAAGTAGATGAAGGAGGGGAACGAGGCGAACGGCAGCCCGGGGAGGGTCCCGTCGTCCTCGCGGAAGTTCTCGACCGTCTCCTCCGGCCAGCGGGAGGTGTCGTAGCCCGTCTGCTCGATCAGCGGTTCGAGGTCGAGGTACAGCCCGGCGTAGGAGTTCGCGCCGTCCCGGCCGACGGGTCCGACGATGTCCGGCGGGTTCCCGCCGGCGATCTGGGTGGAGAGGGTGTCGTAGGCGACGTCGTTCTCCACCACCTCGAGGACGATCTGGATGTCGTCGTGGGAGGAGTTGAACGCGTCGACCACCGCCTCCTGGGCCGCGATCTGCTCGGGCTGGCCGCCGGCGCCGAGCCCGACGAACCAGCGGATCTCGACCGCGTCGCCGCTGCCCGCGTCGGCGCTGTCGTCGGCGGTGTCGGCTGCGGTGTCGGTCTCGTCGGCGTCGGCCTCGCCGGTGTCGTCGGTGGTGTCGGCCGCGGCTTCGGTGGGGTCGTCGCCGCCGGCGCCGGCATCCTCCTCGACGGGGTCGCTGCCGCCGCAGGCGGCCAGGCCGAGGGCCAGCACCAGTGCCAGCAGCACGGTGGTGCGGGCGCGCGTGAATACCATGGTCATGCCATCTCCTCTTGCTTCCAGGCGGTGGGGTTGGCGGTGGGGCTGTCGGACTGGACCTCTGGCAGCCCCACGTGTGCGTTGTGGGTCGGTGACCTCCGCAGGTCACCTCGGGGGCGACGTGGCCCCCGCGTCATCACGCGCCGTGCGTCCCTCCTGTCGTCGACTGGCGGATGATGAGCTCGGTGGGCAGCAGGATGCGCCGGGGCCCGCCGTCGGGGTCCTCGAGCAGGTCCAGGAGGACCCGCGCCGCCTCCGCGCCCTGGGCGGCGACGCTCTGGCGGATCGTGGTGAGGGGCGGGGTCAGCCCGGCGGCGAAGTCGAGGTCGTCGAAGCCGGCCAGCGCGACGTCGTCGGGGACCGCGACGCCGGCCTCGACCAGCGCCGCGAGCGCCCCGCTGGCCGTCGCGTCGTTGGCGCAGAAGATCGCGTCCACCCCGGCCTCGAGCAGGGGCGGCACCCCGGCCCGGCCAGCGGCGGGGTTGAAGTCGCCGCGGACGACGAGGGCATCCGTGGGCAGGCCCGCGGCGGCCATGGCCTGGGTGTACCCGGTCAGGCGGTCCTCTCCCGCCACGCTGCCGGCCAGTCCGCTGATGTGCCCGATCCGGCGGCGGCCGAGGTCGATCAGGTGCCGGGTCACCATCGCGGCGGCGGCGACGTTGTCCACGTCGACGTAGCTGGCGGTCCGGTCCTCGCGGCGGTGGCCGATCAGGACGGTGGGGATGCGCGAGGCGAGGAGGCCGTCGACCAGGGCGTCGTCCTGCCAGTGGGCGGTGACGATCACGCCGTCGACGAGGCCGATCCGCTCGATGTCCTGCAGCGTCTCCTGCTTGGACCGGTTGCCCAGCCACAGCATCATCCCGGTGGCCCGCTCGGCGAGGGCGTCGCTCATGCCCTGCAGGAGGCCGCTGAAGTAGGGATCGCCGAAGAGGAGCGCGGGCTCGAGGTGCATCACGACGCCGACGACGCCGGACCGGCCCGAGGCGAGCGTCCGCGCCGCCCGGTTGGGGGAGTAGCCGGTCTCGGCCAGCACGGCCAGGACCTTCTGGCGGGTCGCCTCGGCGACGGGTCCGCCGTTCAGGACCCGCGAGATCGTCGCGCGCGACACCCCGCTCAGGGACGCCAGATCGTCCAGCGTCAGGCTCATGGGCGGCTCCTCCCGGTGAGAGCGCTCTCACGCTAGGCCGGCGGGGAGGCGCCGGTCAAGGGCCTGTTTCGCGCACGCTCGTCGGCAGATGTGGGAGCGCTTCCACGTGACCGGGGTGGGTGTGCCGTCAGATGGTGGTGTGTCCGGGCCGGGCCGTCAGGGGAGGGTCAGGTCATGGCAATCATCGGGTTCATCATCGCCGGACTGGTCATCGGCGCCCTCGCGCGCCTCTTCAAGCCCGGACGTCAGAAGATCGGCTTGCTGGGCACGCTGCTGCTCGGCGTCGTCGGGTCCGTGATCGGCGGCGTCATCGCCAGCCTGCTCGGCACGGGCGACATCATGGAGCTCAACATCCTCGGGTTCGTCGTCGCCGTGATCGCCGCGGTGGTCCTGCTCGGCATCGCCGAGGGCACGGCCGGTCGCAACCGCAGCGCGTAGCCCCGCTCTCCCTCCACCTGGCCCCTCCCGGCGCCGCCCGGGAGGGGCGTCGTGCGTCCGGGGCCGGGGCGCCGAGGTCGGGCGCCGAGGTTCGGCGCGATCGGGGCCTGCGTCGCCTGATGGCGAAGTTCGGCGCGATCCTGGCCTGAACGCTCCCTTGCCAACCACCGTCCTCCGTGGTTGTGTTTGTCCAGGCACAGCACATACATGATCACCATTCGAGGGTGGTCCTGACCGCCGCGTTCGATCGGGGGGCGCGGCGGCACGGTGCTGCGCGCAGTCGTGCCATCACGTTGAACCTGCGTCTGTGGGCGGGGCCATGTGTCGAGGTGTCTGGTTGACCGTCGACGATGAGCCCCGGGTGACGTCCTCGGGCGGCGACGCAGGCAACTCCTTGACCGACCTCCAAGCGTCTGCCTAGTTTGTAGTTCGCATCAACAAACAGCACACGCTGTCGCGGAGTTGGTGCCGAGCCGACCACGGAGGTCCCTGCCATGTCCTCGTCCTCGTCACGCGCGCTGCTCATGCGTGCGCTGCTCATCGCGCTGGTGGCCTCCGTGCTGCTCGCGGTGCCACCCCTGCCGGCCGCTGATGCCCAGGAGGGGGCCGGCACGACGGTCCTGGTCTTCTCGAAGACGGCCGCGTTCCGGCACGACTCGATCCCCGCAGCTGTCGACGCCCTCGAGCAGCTGGGTGAGGACAACGGCTGGACGGTCGACGCTACCGAAGACGCCAGCGCCTTCACCGACGAGAACCTGGCGGGCTACGACGTGGTGGTCTTCCTGAGCACGACGGGGGATGTGCTCGATGCCGCCCAGCAGGCCGCCTTCGAGCGCTACATCCAGGGTGGCGGCGGGTACGCGGGCATCCACGCCGCATCCGACACCGAGTACGAGTGGGCGTGGTACGGCGATCTGGTCGGTGCCTACTTCGAGAACCACCCGCCGGGGACGCCCGCGGCGACCGTGGAGGTCGCGGACCACGTCCACCCCTCGACCGCGCACCTGCCGGCCCGCTGGCAGCGAGTAGACGAGTGGTACTACTTCCAGGACAACCCCCGCGGCGACGTCCACGTGCTGGCGAGCATGGACACGACGAGCTACAGCGGCAGCGGCATGGGTCCGGACCACCCGATCGCGTGGTGCCACGACTTCGATGGCGGGCGCAGCTGGTACACCGGCGGCGGTCACACCGCCGCGAGCTTCACCAACGCGGACTTCCTCGAGCACATCGAGGGCGGGATCCTCACCGCCGCCGGCGCGCAGATCGCCGACTGCGGCGCCACCGTGGAGGACGAGTTCGAGCGCACCGTCGTCGACGACGAGACCTCCAACCCGATGAAGCTCGACATCGCCGACGACGGGACCGTGCTGTACATCGAGCGCGACGGCCGGGTCCGGGTGTGGGACCCCGAGGTCCAGATCCCGCAGACCGCCGGTCAGCTCGAGGTCTCCCAGACCCACGAGGACGGGCTGCTCGGCATCGTCGCCGACCCCCAGTTCAGCGAGAACGGTTGGATCTACCTGTACTACTCCGACCCCGCGACGGTGGGATGCCCGGAGAGCGACCCCGCGGCGACCACGTGCGGCGAGAACGTGCTGTCGCGCTTCCACCTCGACGTCAGCGGTCCGACCCTGGACCTGGGCAGCGAGGTGGAGTTGCTCCGCGTCACGACCCAGCGCAACAACTGCTGTCACGCCGGCGGGGCGCTGACCTTCGACGACGCCGGCAACCTCTACCTGGCCACTGGCGACAACACCGACCCGTTCGAGAGCAACGGCTACACCCCCATCGATGAGCGCGACGGCCGGTCGTCCTTCGACGCCCAGCGCACCTCGGGCAACACCAACGACCTGCGCGGCAAGGTGCTGCGCATCACGCCCCAGGACACCGGTCCACCAGAG of Euzebya sp. contains these proteins:
- a CDS encoding LacI family DNA-binding transcriptional regulator, with product MSLTLDDLASLSGVSRATISRVLNGGPVAEATRQKVLAVLAETGYSPNRAARTLASGRSGVVGVVMHLEPALLFGDPYFSGLLQGMSDALAERATGMMLWLGNRSKQETLQDIERIGLVDGVIVTAHWQDDALVDGLLASRIPTVLIGHRREDRTASYVDVDNVAAAAMVTRHLIDLGRRRIGHISGLAGSVAGEDRLTGYTQAMAAAGLPTDALVVRGDFNPAAGRAGVPPLLEAGVDAIFCANDATASGALAALVEAGVAVPDDVALAGFDDLDFAAGLTPPLTTIRQSVAAQGAEAARVLLDLLEDPDGGPRRILLPTELIIRQSTTGGTHGA
- a CDS encoding GlsB/YeaQ/YmgE family stress response membrane protein; its protein translation is MIGFIIAGLVIGALARLFKPGRQKIGLLGTLLLGVVGSVIGGVIASLLGTGDIMELNILGFVVAVIAAVVLLGIAEGTAGRNRSA